Part of the Mycolicibacterium mengxianglii genome is shown below.
GGTTGACGAGCGGGTGCCCGTGGACGCGCTGACCTTCGGCGTCGAGGTACTCGAACACTTCCTGCAGAACTGCTGATCGCACCCCGAAAGGACACCAGCGCATGGCTTTTCCGTACAACCCCTACGACTTTCTGCCCAAGCTGCCCAGTTTCACCTTGACGTCCCAGTCGGTGACGGACGGCCAACCCCTGGACAATGCCCAGGTGAGCGGCTTGATGGGGGCGGGCGGCGAAGACGTCTCGCCACAGCTGAGCTGGTCGGGCTTTCCGGAGGAGACCCGCAGCTTCGCGGTCACCGTCTACGACCCCGACGCCCCGACCGGGTCCGGCTTCTGGCACTGGGCGGTGGCCAACCTCCCGGGCACAGTCACCGACCTGCCCGCCGGAGTCGGCGACGGCAGCGATCTGCCGGGTAGCGCGGTGACTCTGCGTAACGACGCGGGCCTGCGCCGGTTCGTCGGCGCCGCTCCGCCGGCCGGTCACGGCCCGCACCGCTACATCGTCGCCGTGCATGCCCTTCAGGTGGAGAAGTTGGACGTCACCGAGGACGCCACCCCGGCGTTCCTGGGATTCAACCTGTTCGCCAATGCGATCGCTCGCGCGCTGATCCACGGCACCTACGAGCAGAAGTAGGGCCGTCCGGGTCACCTCGGCTGCGCCGGTCATCCGGTGTCACCGCCCGGGTGGCCCCGGCTGCGGCTCTCGTCACCTGCTTGCGGAATGAACCGCTCCGGGTGGTGATAGGCATTCACGGTGCCGGGGAATCCGATGCCGAGTTGTGCGGGTGTGAGCCATTCGGTGTCGCCGTTGGCCAGTTTGCGCGTGCGCCAGCCCTGCCCGGCGAGTTTGTGGTGGAGCCCGCAGGCGAAGGTCAGATTGTCGATATCGGTGTTGCCACCGACGGACCATTCGTCGACATGGTGCACCTCGCACAGATATCCGGGCTTGTCGCAACCGGGGAACGTGCAACCCCGATCGAGCGCGTGCAAGACGATCCGCTGATCAGCCGAGGCGCACCGTTTGCTCCGGCCCAGCCACAACGGCCGCCCGGTCTGGTCGTCGAACACCGTCAGGTAGTGAAGGGCATGCCGGGCCATCCTGATCAGATCCGGGATGGGCAACAGCGTGCCACCGGCGGTGACGGCCTGCCCGGCGCCGGCCTGCAATTCGCTGACCGTGGTGGAGGCGATGATCGTGACGGGCAGCCCGCGGTGAGTACCGAGTTTCGGATCGCCGAGTTGTCTGCGCACCAACGCATTCAGTGCGTCGTGGCGCCGCTGCGCCGGGCTGCGGGTATCGCGGCCGGCCGCGTCGGGGTCGGGTTCGCCGTCGGTGCAGGGGGATTCATCGGCGGGATTGTTCATGCCCGGTCTGGCGTCGTGGGCGAAGTGGGCGTCCAGCCCGGCGCGCAACTCGGGGGTGGCCCACAACGTACCTTTGCTCATCCCGTCGCGACGCTGCGGTCCCCAAGCGAATCCACTCAGGCGTGTGCGGTCAACATCGGTGAACACCCCATCGGGGTTCAGTGTGATGGAGAGTTTGTCGGCCAGCTCCTTGAGCTGATCCGGGCGCGTATTGGCGGCTTCTCGGGCTAGGAAGACTTCGGCCTTCTCCCGCTCGGTTGCGTCGACGTGGGCAGGCAGTCCCTTGAAGAAATCCAGGATCACCGTCAAATGCTCTTCGTCCAGAACTCCGGCATGCCACTGCGCGGCCGTGGCTCCCAGCGCCGGCGGTAACGGCTGACCCGTCAACGTGGTGCGCTCATCGATCTTCGCGGCGTGATCCAGCCGGTGTTTGGCCTCGGCGGTGGTGATACGCAGCCAGTCGGCCAACAACTGCTTGGGTCCACCACCGAGGACGGCCTGTTCATCGCCGATCAGCGTCGACGCCAGCGTGGTCCCCACCGCCAGCCCCCGACGCCGCGCCGTCTCCACGGCGTCGGCCCCCTCGAGCCGCTCCGCCAGTGACAAACCTTCCCAGTCGGGTTTGGTGATGCCCGCCAACACATCGAAGCCGGCGACGACCAACGCCACCGCCTCAGACACCGCATTCGCAAGCATGTTCGAATCATATCGAGCCCAGGTGACAAGTACGGCAGTTGTCCACAGGCTCGAAAGCTATCCACAGATCAACGAAACACCTTGACTCCCAGCCGTCTAGGTGACTTCCATACCGTCGGACAACCGCGACTCCGAGCGCACCAGCAGCCGGGTCCGATCGGCGCGAAACAGATCGACGCTGTACTCCACCGGGTGGCCGTGTTGGTCGTAACCGACGCGCTCCAACTTGAGCACGGGCGTTCCCGCCGGCTGTCCCAGCAGGGCGCCTTCGGTGACCGACAGCGACGCGATCTCGATCGACTCGTCCACCACATCGATACGGACGCCGAGGCGGCAGCGAAGGGTGATGTACATCGACGTCATCTCGGTGCGCAGCACCGCAGCCAGTTCGGGGCGCAGGTACATCTGCTCCAACGACAACGTTTCACCGTCGGCGTGACGCAGCCGCAGCAGCGATACCGCCGACTGCTCCGGCGTCAGCCCCAGGGCACGGGTGACCTGCGGCTGCGGGGTCACCATTGCGGCCCTGATCACC
Proteins encoded:
- a CDS encoding HNH endonuclease signature motif containing protein, which produces MLANAVSEAVALVVAGFDVLAGITKPDWEGLSLAERLEGADAVETARRRGLAVGTTLASTLIGDEQAVLGGGPKQLLADWLRITTAEAKHRLDHAAKIDERTTLTGQPLPPALGATAAQWHAGVLDEEHLTVILDFFKGLPAHVDATEREKAEVFLAREAANTRPDQLKELADKLSITLNPDGVFTDVDRTRLSGFAWGPQRRDGMSKGTLWATPELRAGLDAHFAHDARPGMNNPADESPCTDGEPDPDAAGRDTRSPAQRRHDALNALVRRQLGDPKLGTHRGLPVTIIASTTVSELQAGAGQAVTAGGTLLPIPDLIRMARHALHYLTVFDDQTGRPLWLGRSKRCASADQRIVLHALDRGCTFPGCDKPGYLCEVHHVDEWSVGGNTDIDNLTFACGLHHKLAGQGWRTRKLANGDTEWLTPAQLGIGFPGTVNAYHHPERFIPQAGDESRSRGHPGGDTG
- a CDS encoding GntR family transcriptional regulator, with product MLAVVHAHEALRRLTDELAGRGESRLPAERVLAERLGTSRTTVRKALELLEQDGTIRRVKGRTGGAYLTTVPIPDDSTHVSQPYCGSRGVLRSLNTVKGIPEILREQGFRDGTSVIRAAMVTPQPQVTRALGLTPEQSAVSLLRLRHADGETLSLEQMYLRPELAAVLRTEMTSMYITLRCRLGVRIDVVDESIEIASLSVTEGALLGQPAGTPVLKLERVGYDQHGHPVEYSVDLFRADRTRLLVRSESRLSDGMEVT
- a CDS encoding YbhB/YbcL family Raf kinase inhibitor-like protein: MAFPYNPYDFLPKLPSFTLTSQSVTDGQPLDNAQVSGLMGAGGEDVSPQLSWSGFPEETRSFAVTVYDPDAPTGSGFWHWAVANLPGTVTDLPAGVGDGSDLPGSAVTLRNDAGLRRFVGAAPPAGHGPHRYIVAVHALQVEKLDVTEDATPAFLGFNLFANAIARALIHGTYEQK